The Devosia sp. MC521 genome segment ACGCTGAACATGATCCTCACGAACCTTGGCCTGCCCAAGGGCGACTTCCTGTTACAGCAGCCATTCTGGGTCATCGTCATCTTCAACACCTGGCGCGGCGCGGCATTCTCGATGATGCTGTTCAACTCGGCTTTTGCCTCTATCCCGCCCAGTTATTTCCAAGCTGCTGACGTTGCGGGTGCAAGTTCGTTCCAGAAATTCCGGGACATTGGCCTCCCGCTGATCAAGGGTCACATCGTCACCGATTTGATCCTGATCACTATGTGGACGTTCAACGTGTTCACGCCGTTCCTGCTGACCAATGGCGGGCTGAGCTACAAGACCGAACTTGTTTCCATCTACAATTACCGCGTTGCCTTCCAAGACTTCCAGTTCGGCAAGGGCGCGGCCGTTGGCGTGATCATGATGCTCATCAACCTTGCCTTTGCGCTGATCTATCTCAGCATCGGCAAGAAAAAGACGCCGAAGACGTGAGGAAAGCCACCATGAAAAACCTTCCGTTCCACGCAGTTCTGAGCCGTATCGCCTTCTCGGGCCTCGCCACGATCATCGGCATTGTCTTTGCTCTGCCGCTGGTCTGGTTCATCTTCTCGCCCTTCAACGCGAGGGCGGAACTGGGTCTCGAAATTCCAGATCCTTGGACGCTCTCGAACTTTTTCACCGTCTTTGGCAATGGCTTTGCCATGCAGGCGCTCTGGAACAGCTTTATTCAGGCCGTCGGTGGCGTGATCCTCGTCGGTTCCGCGGCAACGCTGGCTGCCTATGCGCTGTCGCGCTCCTCGATCCCCGGCAAGGGCGCAGTCACCTATATTCTGCTGCTGTTCTCGTCAGTCGTATCGGGAACCGCAGCCATGGTGCCGATCTTCCTGATCGTTTCGGCCGCTGGATTGATGGACACCCATCTTGCCGTGATCCTCACCTTCGCTGGTGGCCTGCTGCCAACGGCCATGTTCATCCTGCGCGACTTCATCGATGGCATTCCAAAATCCTATGAGGAAAGCGCCATGGTGGCCGGAGCCTCGCCCGTGCAGGCCTTCTTTGACGTGGCTTTGCCAGTCATTCGTCCGGGCATTGTGGTTGTGGTCGTCTGGGCCTTCGTCAACATCTGGGGCTCGTTCCTCATCCCCTTCATTCTGCTGCGTTCGAGCGAGAACATGCCTGCGTCTGTGGCCATCTATTCCTTCTACTCCGAAGCGGGCACGCCGGTCGTGACCCTGTTGGCGGCCTATTCGCTGATCTACTCGCTCCCCGTTATCGCGCTCTACCTCTTCGTCAGCTGGAAGTTCGGCTTCCGGTTCTTCGGCGGCATCAAGGCTTAACTCCCATGGCATCTGTACAATTCAAGAACATCTTCAAGAGCTTTGGCAGCTTCAGCGCGGTCGAAGACGTCAGCTTTGACATTGCCGATGGTGAGTTCGTCTGTCTCTTGGGCCCCTCGGGCTGCGGCAAGACCACATCGCTGCGCATGATCGCAGGACTCGAAACGCCGACCTCCGGCCAGATCTTTATCGACGGCAAAGAGGTGACCCACCTCCACCCGAAAGATCGCAACATCGCCATGGTGTTTCAGGACTATGCGCTCTACCCGCATATGAACCTAGCCGATAACATCGCCTACCCGCTCAAAGTGCGCGGCGAAGCGGTCGAAAAACGCCATGCCCGTGCCAAGGAAGTGGCCGATGTGCTCAAGATCGGTCATTTGATGAACCGCGTCCCGAGCCAGATTTCAGGCGGCCAGCAGCAGCGTACTTCGCTTGCTCGCGCCCTCGTCTATCCAGCCAAGGTTTATCTCTTTGACGAACCGCTCTCCAACCTCGACGCCAAGCTGCGACTTGAAGCGCGTGGCTTCCTCAACCACCTGCAACGCGACATGGGCATCACCGCCGTTTACGTGACACACGATCAGGCCGAAGCCATGGCGCTGGCCTCACGCATAGCTGTGATGGATGCGGGCAAGATCGTGCAGTTCGCCTCGCCCATCGAAATCTATCGTCGCCCAGCCACCACCTTTGTCGCGAACTTCGTCGGCAACCCGCCGATGAACCTTGTCGAAGTCGAAGGCGCGCAGGTCGATGGTCAATTGCGCCTCAAGGCCAGCGATCTCAAAATCGTCGATCTGCCAATGACCGACGCGATTGCCAGTGCCCTCAGCACCAGCCCCAAGCTTACCCTCGGCATCCGCCCTGAGCATCTCCACATCGCCAAGGCCGGTGACGAAAACACTGTGACGGCAAAGCTCTTTGCCAATGAGAACATGGGCCCCGAAAGCCTTGTGACCTTGGATCGCGGCGATAGCGCGCGCATCACTGCGCGCATTTTCATCGATGATCACCTCGAGCTGAGTGACACGGTGAGCCTGAGCTTTGGCGTAGAACACACCCATTTGTTCGACAGCAGCGGCAAGCGTATTCCGGCCGTTGGGGAATAAGATGCTGACGATCACGCACCACATCACCCGCGCCGACCAAGAGCGGAACCCCTATTACTACATCCCCTATGAGGTGCCCGCAGCCACCTCACGCATCGACGTCACTTTGGCTTACGCCAAGGCGGAAGATGCCATTATTGATCTGGGCGCTTTCGACCCACGCGACACGGGCTATCCCACCGCAGCAGGGTTTCGCGGCTGGAGCGGCGGCGCGCGAGACACGTATTTCATCGCTACGGACGATGCGACGCCCGGCTATATTCACGGGACCATCCAACCCGGCACTTGGACTGTCGTTCTCGGGCTCTATAAGGTTCCGCTTGCTGGCCTTGATGTGACTGTAACGATCACACTCGACAGCAGTGCCCGTCCGCACGCACCCCAACCGGCTCGCAGTTTCCCGGTGCGCCAAGGCGCTGGCTGGTATCGTGGCGATCTGCACTGCCACACATTTCATTCTGATGCGCGCGGCGCGCCAGAACTGCTGCATGCTGCGGCCAAGCAGGCGGGGCTCGATTTCCTCGCCATCGCCGACCACAACACCATTACCCAGCGCCGCTATTTCCACCCTCAGTCCTCACCGGAATTGGTGTTCATCCGCGGCATGGAGATCACCACGGCCGTCGGCCATGCCAATGTTTTTGGCGTCGACGAGTGGATCGACTTCCGGATGACCAAGCCAAGCGACGCCCATGTTCTGGCAAAGCTGGTGCATGACAAAGGCGGCCTGCTGTCCATCAATCACGACAAGCCGACAATCCCTTGGGACTATGATTTTCCGGCAGCCGACTGTCAGGAAGTTTGGCAATCCACCTGGCTGGCGTGGAATTGGGTCGCCCTCGAAAAGTACCAGAAGCGCCTCGCCTCCGGGCTAAAACTCTCGGCCATTGGCGGCTCGGATTTCCACCAGCCGGATCGTTTGATGCCGGAAGGCCCGCTGGTTTTGGCGCGCCCAACGACCGTGTTTTACCTGCCGGAACTCTCAGAAAATGCGGTTCTAGCGGCGATGAAGTCCGGATACGGATATGTTACCGAAAGCCCAACAGGCCCACATCTCGAACTTCGCGCTGGCGACAGCGTCATGGGCGGCACGTGCGATGCCATCTCGGAGATTGAGGTGACCATCCGCGGCGCGGCAGGCGACACTCTCTCGCTCATCGACGCCAGCGGCGAAATCGCTTCCGTCACCATTGAGAGCGACGCGTGGAACGCTACGCTGTCTGTCTCACCCAAGATGTTTATCCGTGCCGAAATCATCGCCAAGGCGAGCCGCGCCGATCTGATCGAGACTTTCAAAGCGGCGCTCGATGGCAAGGAATTGCCTTGGCAACTCAAGGGCACCGACCTTGAGAGCCAGCCCATTCGCCGCGCGCTCTCTAACCCCATTTATCTCGCCCGCTAATTCCGGACCCAATCCATGCTTATCGGCAACGCGCCCTGCTCTTGGGGCATCGCCTATCCAACGGGCAATTCATACACTTGGGCGACCTATCTCGATGAAGTGGCCGCCGCAGGCTATCGCGGCACCGAACTCGGCCCATTTGGCTTTCTACCCAAGGACGCCGATGTCTTGCGCGAAGAATTGGCCAAGCGCGATCTGACACTGATTGGCGCAACCCATGTTCATACGTTTGGCGACGCCAAGTCAGCTCCCCAACTTGTGGCGACTTTGCGTGAGCTGGCACCTCTGCTCAAAACCCTGGGCGCAAAACATCTCGTCATTATGGACGAGAGCAATTCTTATCCGGCGGGCCAGGAAGGCGTGCTGGATGAGGCAGGTTGGCAAGGGCTCGTGGGCATGGTGCGCGATGCTATTGCGGTGGTCGAGGGCGACTATGGCCTAAAACTCAGCTTCCATCCGCACATCGGCACTGCTGTCGAAAAAGAAGCCCAGATTGATCGCCTCTTGGATGAGACCAGTATCGACCTCTGTTTTGATACCGGCCACCACGCCTTTTGGGACCAAGATGCCCTCGCCTATATGGAGCGCCGGTTCGACCGTATCGCCTATATGCATCTCAAGAACGTCGACCCCAAAGTGCGCGCTCGCGTCCTTTCTGGCGAGCTCTCAATAGCGGCGTCTTATGGCGCTGGGGTCATGTGCCCCTTGCCGGATGGAGCCGTAGATATTCAGGCGGTGATGCGCCTGCTGCAAACGCGGGGCTTTACCGGCCCGATCGTCGTGGAACAGGACGTCGCCACCGACGCCAAAGAAACGCCGCTGCAGCTGGCAAGGCGCAACCTGATCTTTATGAACGAGATCAAGTGACGACCATGCCCCGCAACGGCCACGCGACGAGATCAGTGGCCCTTGACGGGGCGCAGCGACTTAGACCAAATCCTCCCCCTCGATAGGGTGGATGCGATGTCCGGCAAAAAGCGTAGCTTTGTGAGTGCTCAGATGGTTGCCGACCGTGCCGGGGTCTCGCGATCAGCCGTATCACGCACATTCACCGACGGCGCCAGCGTATCCGAACCAACGCGTCGGAAAGTTCTCGAGGCAGCGGCAACGCTCGGCTACCACGTCAACCATCTCGCCCGCGGATTGCGCGAAGACAGCAATATTGTCTGTCTTGTGGTCGCGGATATGACCACACCCATCCGCGCGCTGATGGTTGATGAACTGACACGAAAACTCCAAGCGGCCGGTAAGATCACCATGGTGATCAACACCGAGACGGATACTGCAAGCCTGACCAAGGCGCTGCATCAGACGCTGAACTATCGCGCCGACGCCACGGTGGTGTTGTCGGGAACACCCCCATCATCCTTGATTGAAACCTGTCTCAGCAACGGCCAGCAGGTCATCTTGATCAATCGCGACGAGCGGCTGTCCGGCTCGAGCAATCTGGGCGTCGACAACGCCTTTGCGGGGCGCGAGGCGCTGTTCCTGCTCCGCCGTGCCGGCTGCGAACGGATGGGACTGGTGACCTCGACGGCCCGCACGGCCAGCCTTGTCGAACGCGAACGCTTTTTCATAGCGGCAGCAGAGGACGCCGGTCTGGCTGTCACAGCCATTGCCGGCGGGCCAACCAGCTATGCTTCAGGGCAAGACGCTGCCCGCCGCATGTTCGGTCGATCCAACGCACCGGACGGCGTATTCTGCGTCACCGACTTGCTGGCGCTTGGGTTCATGGACGCTGCTCGGCGCGAGTTCGGGCTCGATATTCCGCGCGATCTTTGCGTCGTCGGTTTCGACAATATTGAGCAATCGAGTTGGGATTCGTACCAGCTGACCACTTTTGCACAGCCTCTGGACGAGTTGAGCACCAAAGTGGTGGAATTGCTCGGCGCTGCGACCCCAAGCAGCTCTGCACGCACCGTGATCGAGCCTATTCCCGTGTGGCGCAAGTCGGTCCGCCCCGGCAAAATCTAAGCTCTTTAAAAACAATACCTTAGCTCGCGAGAACTCTTAAACGCTGAAGACACCAGCGATTGCACAGCTGTGCACTAAAGAACTGTCATATGAGCGTTATGAAGCCACAATATCCCTATCCGCACTTCGTAAGCAAATATGCACTTGTGTGCATTGGCTATTAGGTGTTGTCTGTTCTGTGTGAAGAGTGCGCTCTTGGACAGACCCACCATCGAAGAGTGGGCGTCCTTCCGCAATTCACAAGGGAGGAGGCCCATGAGGCGCGTCGTTGAGAGCCGATCTCAACGACTGACCGACATTGATCGGACGCCGCCTCCGCACATCGGCAGTTTTTGCGCAATGACTTCGACAGTCATTTGGGATGGGAGATTTGAATGAAACGTCGTGCATTTATGCTTTCGGTCGCGGGTCTGGCGGCCGGCATTTCGATGTTGCCACAGGTCAGCTTGGCTGCTGAGGGGACCATTGATTGGTACACCAGCTCGGACAGCAATATTCTCGATTTCTGGACCAACACGGTTAAGCCCGCATTTGAAGCGGCGCATCCAGAATACAAGCTGAACCTTGTGGACGCCGGTGACGGCGCGGGCATCATCGCCATTGGTGAGCGCGCGGTAGCCGCTAAGGCGACCAATACTGATCCACAGGCAGACTTCTTTGAATCGGCTGACCCGCTGCTACCAGCTGGTGCAATCGAAGCTGGCATTTTCGTAAACATCAAGGAAGCTGGCCTATCGAACTACGACAAGGTCAATCCTGCCGGCATTCAGTCCGACTATTCCTTGCCTTATCGCGGCAGCCAAGTGCTCTTGGCCTATGATACCACCAAGCTTGACCCAGCCAACGCCCCGAAAACTTGGGATGAGCTAGTCACATGGATCAAGGCAAACCCCGGCCAGTTCGTTTACAACCGTCCTGACAAGGGCGGCTCAGGTGGCAACTTCGTCCGTCGCGCCATTCACCAAGCCAACGGCCTCGACCCATCCAAGTTCACCGTCGATAATTACGACGAGACTTTCGGCAATGAAGCGCTCGGCAATGCGTGGGCTATTCTGTCGGACATCGCACCGTCCCTTTATGACAACGGCGCGTATTCCTCGGGCAACACCCAGTCGATCCAGCTTCTGGCACAGGGCGTTGTGACCATGACCCCGGTTTGGTCGGATCAGATCCTGCAGGCAATCGATCAGGGCGTTCTGCCAGAAACGACCGGCCTCGTGCAGCTACAGGACCTTGCCCTGGTTGGTGGTTTCACGCGCTCCGTCGTACTTGAAACCGGTACCAACCGTGATGCAGCGCTCAAGCTCGCGGACTTCATGCTTTCCGAAGAAATCCAGAGCGCCATTCTGACCGAGCTCGGTGGCTTCCCGGGCGTAAGCTGGGACCATATCTCTCCAGAACTGCGCGAAAAGTTTGCTGACATCATTCCGCAGCAGATCCCAACCTTCCCGGGCGGCGCGTGGGAAGCAGCGATCAATGATGGCTGGTATCGTAACGTCGCTCCAAACGTCGATCGCACCCAGTGACCAACGTCGTGGAAGGGGGAGCACGCCCTCTCATGGAAAAGACCGACAGCAGGAGGCCAACTGGCCTTCTGCTCGTCGCCGTGCCTGTTCTTCTCATGGCTTGGCTGATTATTTGGCCGATCTTTAGCGCGATTGGGCGCACCATCTGGCGCCCTGACGCCAATGGCGAAACCGGATTTACGCTTTCAAGCTATGTGTTCTTTTTCTCAGATCAGTACAGCATCAACAATTTGATGATCACGCTGTGGACGACGGGCGTTTGCGCCCTGTTCCTGCTGCTCATTTGCTTGCCCATCGCCATATACCTGCGCTTCTCAACCGGCAAAATCCCGGCCTATGTGCAGGCCCTCGCGATTTTCCCGATGTTCGTCCCATCGATCATTCTGGCCTACGCGTTCATCCGCGTTTTGGGGCCGAATGGCATGGTCGACATTCTGCTCAATTCGGTTGGTCTTCCCAAAATCCGCACGCCATATCTGACCCCGTGGGGTCCGGTCATCGGCATGGTTTGGGATAATATTCCGCTCACCGTTCTGATCTTGCTTTCCGGCCTTGGCAGCGTTTCCAACCAGTCCATTGAAGCCGCGCGCGATGTTGGGGCCAAGCGCTTGCAAGTGCTTTGGTACATCATTCTGCCACGCATTTCGAATTCGGTCTTGGTCGCGATTTCCTTCGCAGTGCTAGGCATTTTCTCAAGCTTCACCCTGCCCTATTTGCTGGGTCCCGCTTCGCCAGAAATGATGGGCCCGTTCATGAACCGCACCTTCCGCGAAGTGAACGACCCCATCAACGCCATCACGCAGGCAGTCATCACCTTCTGCTTCTGTATCGCCTTCGGGCTGTTCTACGTGCGCTCCGTCGCGCGCAATCAGGGGAAGTGACATGACCACCATCGCTCCCACGCGCCCTCGCCTTGACTGGACCGGGATCGTTTTCGCGGCCGTTCTGTCGATTGCGATCATCTTTCCGCTGCTCGTTGTCGGCACCTGGGCTTTCACCGAGGTCTGGCGGTATCCGAACGTCATCCCGCAACAATTTGGTTTCCGTTTCTGGGGCCAGACGTTAGGGCGTCCCGACGTTTGGGCCGCGCTGACGCTGAGCCTACAGCTCTCGACAGTCGTCACCCTGTTGTCTGCCGCAATATGTCTACCCGCTGCCTATGCATTTGCGCGGCTGGACTTTCCGGGTCGCTCGATCCTGTTTTTCTCGTTTCTCGCCGGTCATGCCTTCCCAAAATTTGGTCTGCTGATCGCCATTGCAGCGATCTTCCTCCAACTTAATCTCATTGGCACCTTCTGGGGCGTGGTGCTGATCCAGCTCGTCGGCACATTGCTGTTCATGATCTGGATTCCGGTGGCGGCGTTCCAATCGGTAGACCGGCGCATGGAAGAAGCGGCACGCGACGTTGGCGCTGGCCCATTCCGCGTGTTCTGGTCCGTCACGCTCCCGCAGGCGGGTCCGACGATCGCCGCTGCGGTGCTGTTGAGTTTTGTCGGTACCTTCTACGAAACCGAAGGCGCTTGGCTCATCGGCGCACCAGGCATCCGAACCATGCCGGTTCTGATGATTTCCTTCATCAACAATCAGATGGTCATCCAGTTTGGCGCGGTACTGTCCGTGCTGCTGTGGGTACCCTCGTTTATCGCTCTTATCTTTGCCCGCCGGGTTATCGGCGGCGGCGCCTTCGCGCGCGGCTTCGGGGGCTAGGAAACCATATGTCCGTTCTCAAGATCACTGATGTCACCAAGCTCTTTGGCTCCTCCATTGTGGCGGTCGACAAATTTTCGCTCGATGTTGCCGATGGCGAACTGGTGTGTCTCCTCGGCCCTTCTGGGTCGGGTAAATCAACTCTGTTGCGCATGGTTGGCGGGTTCGAACGCGCCTCCTCAGGCGTCATCTCCATCGACGGCGAAGACATCACCTACCTCGCGCCTGAAAAGCGCCCGACAGGCATGGTATTCCAGAGCCACGCCCTGTGGACGCATATGAATGTGTTCAACAATCTCGCCTTTGGCCTCAAACTGCGCAAAACCCCTTCCAAAGAGATCAAAGAGCGCGTTGAAGGCATTTTGGAGCTCGTTGGCCTGCCGGGCTATGGCACGCGCGGCGTGGGCCAGCTTTCGGGTGGCCAACAGCAGCGCGTGGCGCTGGCGCGTTCGCTCGTCCTCGAGCCAAAGATCCTCTTGCTCGACGAACCGTTCGCCAGCCTCGACCAGCATCTGCGCGAGCGCCTTCGTGAAGAAGTGCGCGATATTCAGCAGCGCCTCAAAATCACAACGCTTTTCGTCACCCACGGCCAGGACGAAGCCCTTGCCATGGCGGATCGCATTGTCGTCATGCGCGATGGCCGGACTGAGCAGATTGATCGGCCAGAAACGGTCTATCGCGAGCCACTGACGCCTTTTGTGGCTGGCTTTATCGGCCAGATGAACCTCGTGGACGGCAGTGTAACCAACGGTCAATTTGAGCGCTCTGGCTTCACAGTCGCTCTGCCCATCCCCGATGGCGCGGCAACCCTGGCTATGCGTCCTGAAGCGCTGGATCTCGAAGTTTCAGAAACTGACTGCGCCGTCGTCCATCGCGTCACCGATTTTGGCACGCACGGGCTCGTTGACGTCCATTTGAGCGACAACACGCGGATCAAATCCATGGTCAACCATCCGGACCTCTTCAGCAACGGCCAACGCGTCACCCTCAAGCCCAAAGCCATCGCGGCCTATCGCGACAATGCGCGGGTGTATCGAAGCTAAATGACCTTCCCGCTTTACATCGAAACAAACGGCCACCGGACGTGGCTGAAATGGCACCGAGGGCGACGCAAGGCGGATGATCCCGTCTTTGGCGCGAGCCGCATCATCGAAGCCATGCGGATTGGGGCGAGTGTCGAAATCGACCTCGTCATCCACGCCGATCACGGCTGCGCTGTGTTGCACAATTTTGAACTATCGGAAGAAACCACGGGCCGCGGCTTAGTTCGCGAGACGTCAGCTGACGTTCTGCGCCAACTCAATCTGCGCGACAACAGCGGCGTGGTTCTGCCGGAAAAAGTGCTTTTGCTCGAAGACCTTTGCGCCCTCCTCGACACAGAGCCCGCTCACCCAGAGGCCTTACTGCAACTTGATTTCAAAGAAGGGCGTGCGGCGCTCGACGAGGAAACGGTGCGCAGCGTCGCCGCAACGATCAAAAATCATGTTGGAGCAATGATCCTCTCCGGCGGCGACTTTGCGGCGATCGATCTGCTCGCCAATGCAACTCCGGGTCTCAAGATTGGCTATGACCCCTGCCACGGCGACAGCCTTGAGCAACTTAAACAGAGCGGCGACTACGATGGCTTCATCCAGGATGCCCTCGCCACGGCACCCGACGCCGAATTGATCTATCTGCATCACGAAATCGTCCTTCAGGCCGACCGCGAAGGCTTCGACATGATCGCTGCTGTCCACGCTGACAACCGCCGTGTCGATGCTTGGACCCTCAACAAGGTCGACGCACCATCGCTCGAGAAGGCCCGTCTCCTCATCGCTCTTCGCGTTGACCAAATCACCACCGATGACCCGGAGGGGCTGCATTC includes the following:
- a CDS encoding ABC transporter ATP-binding protein, with product MASVQFKNIFKSFGSFSAVEDVSFDIADGEFVCLLGPSGCGKTTSLRMIAGLETPTSGQIFIDGKEVTHLHPKDRNIAMVFQDYALYPHMNLADNIAYPLKVRGEAVEKRHARAKEVADVLKIGHLMNRVPSQISGGQQQRTSLARALVYPAKVYLFDEPLSNLDAKLRLEARGFLNHLQRDMGITAVYVTHDQAEAMALASRIAVMDAGKIVQFASPIEIYRRPATTFVANFVGNPPMNLVEVEGAQVDGQLRLKASDLKIVDLPMTDAIASALSTSPKLTLGIRPEHLHIAKAGDENTVTAKLFANENMGPESLVTLDRGDSARITARIFIDDHLELSDTVSLSFGVEHTHLFDSSGKRIPAVGE
- a CDS encoding sugar phosphate isomerase/epimerase; amino-acid sequence: MLIGNAPCSWGIAYPTGNSYTWATYLDEVAAAGYRGTELGPFGFLPKDADVLREELAKRDLTLIGATHVHTFGDAKSAPQLVATLRELAPLLKTLGAKHLVIMDESNSYPAGQEGVLDEAGWQGLVGMVRDAIAVVEGDYGLKLSFHPHIGTAVEKEAQIDRLLDETSIDLCFDTGHHAFWDQDALAYMERRFDRIAYMHLKNVDPKVRARVLSGELSIAASYGAGVMCPLPDGAVDIQAVMRLLQTRGFTGPIVVEQDVATDAKETPLQLARRNLIFMNEIK
- a CDS encoding substrate-binding domain-containing protein, which translates into the protein MSGKKRSFVSAQMVADRAGVSRSAVSRTFTDGASVSEPTRRKVLEAAATLGYHVNHLARGLREDSNIVCLVVADMTTPIRALMVDELTRKLQAAGKITMVINTETDTASLTKALHQTLNYRADATVVLSGTPPSSLIETCLSNGQQVILINRDERLSGSSNLGVDNAFAGREALFLLRRAGCERMGLVTSTARTASLVERERFFIAAAEDAGLAVTAIAGGPTSYASGQDAARRMFGRSNAPDGVFCVTDLLALGFMDAARREFGLDIPRDLCVVGFDNIEQSSWDSYQLTTFAQPLDELSTKVVELLGAATPSSSARTVIEPIPVWRKSVRPGKI
- a CDS encoding extracellular solute-binding protein, with protein sequence MKRRAFMLSVAGLAAGISMLPQVSLAAEGTIDWYTSSDSNILDFWTNTVKPAFEAAHPEYKLNLVDAGDGAGIIAIGERAVAAKATNTDPQADFFESADPLLPAGAIEAGIFVNIKEAGLSNYDKVNPAGIQSDYSLPYRGSQVLLAYDTTKLDPANAPKTWDELVTWIKANPGQFVYNRPDKGGSGGNFVRRAIHQANGLDPSKFTVDNYDETFGNEALGNAWAILSDIAPSLYDNGAYSSGNTQSIQLLAQGVVTMTPVWSDQILQAIDQGVLPETTGLVQLQDLALVGGFTRSVVLETGTNRDAALKLADFMLSEEIQSAILTELGGFPGVSWDHISPELREKFADIIPQQIPTFPGGAWEAAINDGWYRNVAPNVDRTQ
- a CDS encoding carbohydrate ABC transporter permease, which produces MKNLPFHAVLSRIAFSGLATIIGIVFALPLVWFIFSPFNARAELGLEIPDPWTLSNFFTVFGNGFAMQALWNSFIQAVGGVILVGSAATLAAYALSRSSIPGKGAVTYILLLFSSVVSGTAAMVPIFLIVSAAGLMDTHLAVILTFAGGLLPTAMFILRDFIDGIPKSYEESAMVAGASPVQAFFDVALPVIRPGIVVVVVWAFVNIWGSFLIPFILLRSSENMPASVAIYSFYSEAGTPVVTLLAAYSLIYSLPVIALYLFVSWKFGFRFFGGIKA
- a CDS encoding ABC transporter ATP-binding protein is translated as MSVLKITDVTKLFGSSIVAVDKFSLDVADGELVCLLGPSGSGKSTLLRMVGGFERASSGVISIDGEDITYLAPEKRPTGMVFQSHALWTHMNVFNNLAFGLKLRKTPSKEIKERVEGILELVGLPGYGTRGVGQLSGGQQQRVALARSLVLEPKILLLDEPFASLDQHLRERLREEVRDIQQRLKITTLFVTHGQDEALAMADRIVVMRDGRTEQIDRPETVYREPLTPFVAGFIGQMNLVDGSVTNGQFERSGFTVALPIPDGAATLAMRPEALDLEVSETDCAVVHRVTDFGTHGLVDVHLSDNTRIKSMVNHPDLFSNGQRVTLKPKAIAAYRDNARVYRS
- a CDS encoding glycerophosphodiester phosphodiesterase family protein → MTFPLYIETNGHRTWLKWHRGRRKADDPVFGASRIIEAMRIGASVEIDLVIHADHGCAVLHNFELSEETTGRGLVRETSADVLRQLNLRDNSGVVLPEKVLLLEDLCALLDTEPAHPEALLQLDFKEGRAALDEETVRSVAATIKNHVGAMILSGGDFAAIDLLANATPGLKIGYDPCHGDSLEQLKQSGDYDGFIQDALATAPDAELIYLHHEIVLQADREGFDMIAAVHADNRRVDAWTLNKVDAPSLEKARLLIALRVDQITTDDPEGLHSALTS
- a CDS encoding sugar ABC transporter permease, with translation MTTDVSASPPKSKGKNFALLSNRTGAAFFVPAGLLVSVFVIIPFFWVIFVSFTNRTLLGKTALSPEFVGLANYLTLFDPASFFQRGQFGFSLILTTQFVLCSALLGQALIGLILAWLIQTVPPAVKRMVETFVIGAWILPEVVIGFAWFAFLDYDNGTLNMILTNLGLPKGDFLLQQPFWVIVIFNTWRGAAFSMMLFNSAFASIPPSYFQAADVAGASSFQKFRDIGLPLIKGHIVTDLILITMWTFNVFTPFLLTNGGLSYKTELVSIYNYRVAFQDFQFGKGAAVGVIMMLINLAFALIYLSIGKKKTPKT
- a CDS encoding ABC transporter permease subunit, with the protein product MTTIAPTRPRLDWTGIVFAAVLSIAIIFPLLVVGTWAFTEVWRYPNVIPQQFGFRFWGQTLGRPDVWAALTLSLQLSTVVTLLSAAICLPAAYAFARLDFPGRSILFFSFLAGHAFPKFGLLIAIAAIFLQLNLIGTFWGVVLIQLVGTLLFMIWIPVAAFQSVDRRMEEAARDVGAGPFRVFWSVTLPQAGPTIAAAVLLSFVGTFYETEGAWLIGAPGIRTMPVLMISFINNQMVIQFGAVLSVLLWVPSFIALIFARRVIGGGAFARGFGG
- a CDS encoding ABC transporter permease subunit, producing MEKTDSRRPTGLLLVAVPVLLMAWLIIWPIFSAIGRTIWRPDANGETGFTLSSYVFFFSDQYSINNLMITLWTTGVCALFLLLICLPIAIYLRFSTGKIPAYVQALAIFPMFVPSIILAYAFIRVLGPNGMVDILLNSVGLPKIRTPYLTPWGPVIGMVWDNIPLTVLILLSGLGSVSNQSIEAARDVGAKRLQVLWYIILPRISNSVLVAISFAVLGIFSSFTLPYLLGPASPEMMGPFMNRTFREVNDPINAITQAVITFCFCIAFGLFYVRSVARNQGK
- a CDS encoding CehA/McbA family metallohydrolase → MLTITHHITRADQERNPYYYIPYEVPAATSRIDVTLAYAKAEDAIIDLGAFDPRDTGYPTAAGFRGWSGGARDTYFIATDDATPGYIHGTIQPGTWTVVLGLYKVPLAGLDVTVTITLDSSARPHAPQPARSFPVRQGAGWYRGDLHCHTFHSDARGAPELLHAAAKQAGLDFLAIADHNTITQRRYFHPQSSPELVFIRGMEITTAVGHANVFGVDEWIDFRMTKPSDAHVLAKLVHDKGGLLSINHDKPTIPWDYDFPAADCQEVWQSTWLAWNWVALEKYQKRLASGLKLSAIGGSDFHQPDRLMPEGPLVLARPTTVFYLPELSENAVLAAMKSGYGYVTESPTGPHLELRAGDSVMGGTCDAISEIEVTIRGAAGDTLSLIDASGEIASVTIESDAWNATLSVSPKMFIRAEIIAKASRADLIETFKAALDGKELPWQLKGTDLESQPIRRALSNPIYLAR